TGTAGTTACTTCTATTAAAACCAACTTACTTTAAAACAGCTAAAAGTGAAAGACGAAGTAGATTTTGCAAAACTCCTCCAATGTTGAAATAGCTAGATTAATCAAAAAGTAAGGATAAGAATCTGAAGTAGTTCGATCTGTTCTATGCCACATGTCAAAGTGTAAAAgcgtaaaaaagaaaaaaaacaaagaggATGAAGAGGATTTATAATGAGATGTGGATAATAAAGCGAGATGCTTTAACGGTGTAGTTGTGAGGAGGCGAAGAAAGAGTGTGTTGGACAAGCTCTTTGGATGGTAATTCGAGGAGAGAACAAGTGATCCCGTGCAATGCTGACCATATATATAAAATAGAGAAGAACGAGTGAGTGCAATATGGGTCCCTCTACAATCGCTGCATAGATGCACATCTAAAACTGATAAACTCAAACTATGAAAATCGTTgacttaactgtttctctctccacaaataccGCTCCTGTTTTTCCCTTCCTCTTTTCATCATCTGCATATTTTTTTTAGTAGCATGTTATCTTAAATTTCTTCCTCGTGCTAATCTAAGCACAGTGTGTGAAACAAAAGTGGCGGGGTCTCTTGTCTCAAACTTCTGGTACTCGCCAGGCCCCACTGAATCTCCAGCCCCTTGTCCTCCAATATGTCAGGTGCAAATGAAAGCGCGGCATGAAAAGGAAGATTGCTGGTTTGGAATTGCACAGAAGTTTGGAAGCGACTTGGCAGCTGCTTATATGATCATCAGCAAGTAATCCAATGCTATTAGGAGCGCATTTATCATATGCGGTTGGTGGGCAGCATTTATAAATCATCCGTGTCGCCTCGTATAAAAAATGAGATTAAGTCCAATAAGAAACTAACACATTAAAATTACGTGACAGTCGCGTTAACCGGCTGGTAGGAAAATGTGTCCAACGAGAGATCCCACGAACCTGCCTGGTattcccagcactttgttttttttaattagggTTCCCCAGTTTGAATGGGATATTCTGGAAAAGATACGCGGTCCATTTGCAATGATCCTTTGATTCCCCGAGATCCCGAGGGTCCGCGCATTGTCCCTGGAGCTTTCACTCAGAGGATCAATTGTGTTCCAACTAACAGAAATTCTCTCTAACCAACACTTCTCTAATCTTCGCTGATTTCctacaacactttgtgttttgcaagagtttccagcacctgtagtttgTTGTATCCCAGATGTATATCGAAACCCTTTCAAAGATTTACCACCTGCTGATCTTTCTCAGTTTCCTCACTGCCCTGAAAATTCGTATTTAGGAGGAAACAGATCAAATCAGTGGGTTCAGGAGTTCCAAACTGCTCTGGGAAGAGTTGGTTGCTCCAGAGGTAAATCCCGTGCTTCAGGAAGAGAGTGAATACATTGCTTGAAGATgaattatttcagaaataattgagATTCTGCATACAACCGAAATACATCGCGATTATAACATGATTTGTAAACTTGCAAAATGTTTCCTCAACTAGCAAGAGCAATCATAGAAGCAACTACAAGAaacggcaaatgctggtttaccaaaaaaaaccccacactaagtggtggagtaatgcccctgtcccaaaggaaacctgaacggaaacctctggagactttgcgccccacccaaggtttccatgcggttcccggaggttgcaggtggttgtcggaggttgcaggtagggagactgacaaaaacctccgggaaccgcacggaaaccttgggtggggcgcaaagtctccagaggtttcctaagtgggacaggggcataactcagcgggtcaggcaagatctctgaagaacacggataggtgacctttcgggtctggtcgtgtctgaagaacggtccggaCTCcgtaactttgtgtctttttcgatAGTAGATGCAAGTGAGTAGATTCTAGTTGTCGCTCCTGTCTTGCGACCCGCGGCTCCTTTCTGCTACCACCGGGGCTGCACAAATTTCCAAAGAAACTTTCTCACGCCTCGGATAACGAAATATCGTTTAATTCTACAATGAAGTCGCGTTGCCGAGATTGTTTGCCTGAATTATAGAATGAGCTCGAAACCCAAGTGAACGAGAACTGATGCCGATAACTTACACTGTGCCTGGACCACACAAGTGTCGGAAATGTGTTTCGGAGGGCAGTCACGGAGCGTTATAGACAAAATATAAATCGCTGCGCTCCAGCATTAACTTCAACCTGGTGAGGCTGTTGTGTGAGTCGGTCTTGGTGCCCGTTAAATGGATGGGGGAACCTGCAGAaagtctgaacctttttcccagtcgaaatgccaaagactagaggcatagctttaaggtgaacgtgacaaagtttaaagaagtcGTGCACAGAGAGTACTTGGAACGGGTTGCCGGGggcggtggtggaagcagatacgatagtggcgtttaagatgcttttagatacagagggtggagggaggtggattggatcatatgcaggcagaggagattagtttcacttggcatcatgtgtaggaaagaactgcagatgcgggtttaaattgaaggcagtttctctggagagaactatgtgacatttccggtcgggacccttcctcagactgagagtcagggaagagggaaacgagagatatgtaaaggtacatagaacaaatggatAAGAGCTATGCAAAATAACACATTAAAACCGGCAATGACGATCAAGTAAAGGTGGAGAAAAAGGGTTGCAACTCACGGAAGAAGATGTACTCGGTGTAGCTGCTCCACATCTTGTCATCTCTGTACTGGTTGATGAAGGTGGCCGTGCCCGTGGAGTTACAGGCCACCATGTGGAATCCCGCCTCGGACAGCCGGTCGAAAGCTTGCTCCAGGTAAGTGAACTTCAGGTAAAACCTGGACGTGTACTTCTCAGGGGGGCGATCGGGGTCCCGGCTCTCGTTCAGGGTGTCCCCGAAAACCTCCTTGGCCAGTGCGATGCGTCCGCACACCATGATTCTGGCCACCCTGCGGAACTTGGCGTCGGCCTGGCTGTCCCGCACCAGGGTGTAGGAGCCCCGGTAGCCGATGGTGATGAAGCCAGTCTTCTTGTCGGACGTCCCGCCCTTGGGCACCATCTCGCTGCCCTGCGAGTTCTCCTCCGCGTCGCTTTGCGCCGCATCCTCGGCCACCGAGCCCTGCTTGACCATAACCTTGGAGGCCAGAACCCTGGTCAGTTCGCCCAGCTGGAAGTGCTCCGCTTCCCTCAGCAGCCTCTCCTTCTCCGGGAAGTGGTCGGGAAGCACCAGCTGCTTGTCCCGCAGATAGTCCAGGATGTACCTGAAGAGGAAACCGTCCCGGTCCAAGAAATACCGGCCCCTGTTGTCCCTGGGAAGCACCTTGACGCTGTTCTTGGAGAAGAGGTGAGCCAGCAGCGAGTCGGACACACTGACCAGTGTGTGGtgcttggtcacatacacctgtcCTCCCACGTTCAGCTCCACCACCTCGGGGAAGGGGGCGGCCAACATCTCGCTGATGGGCAGGATGCTGTCGCGGACAGCCATGGCTCCGACCAACCCTTGGGTCCGGGGACTGACTGAATGTCTGTTGCACCGAGCTCAGCCCGCGGCCACCGCTCTGCGCATCGCTCAGTCGGCGGCACCACCTGAAGGCGCGGGCAGGGCGGGGTAgactgtgtgcatgtatgtgtatgtgtgtgtgtgtgtatgtgtatgtgtgtgtgtgtgtgtgtgtgtgtgcgctggagAAAAGCCGCCACCAACTCCCGGCAACGTTATACAGGAGTCTGGGGAAGCTCCCTGACGTCACGCCGGCTGCAAGCAACTCCTGGCCAAGACATGGTCTCAGACTCCACAACACCAGCCTCGCCGCTGCTGGGCTCCGCGCTACACACACGGCGCCTGCCCCCACACCATTAACTCTTTACATATTTTCAAACAACTTTCCAAAGGTGCGCCTTTATCACCCTAAGAACTACTTGCGTACCCGACATGGCTCCTCCCAACTTAAAACTACCCCGACCGCTCCTGTTGTGTCGATTGAACAACACGAAAGGGCGCAGTTTTCTTTAATCGCCGGCAGTAATAGAGCAATTTTAGAGCAGAACTCTACGCGTTTACGGCGCCGAGCATCACAtttataagataaacacaaaatgctggagtaactcagcgggacaggcagcatctctggagataaggaataggtgacgtttcgggtcgagacccatttatAAGACCATTtataagaaggatctcgaccggaaacgtcacctattccttctctccagagatgctgcctgtcccactgagttactccagcattttgtgtctaacacatTTAGTAGGGATTTAATAGGGAACTTTATATTGTTAGATACAACATATTttgtattagttttttttaaagatttaagctTTGTGAATATTAATATAGGTTTAAACTATATGATCAAATAAAACGGGGAAAACTTACTGGGAGGCGTGGTGGAGGTCCCTTGAGTGTAAATATAACATACAATATACTGGCTAAAATGGAAAttgcatttgttttatttgtaaATTGTATTTATGAGTGTAAATTTGAGTCTCTGTACAGAACGATTAAACGATGTTATTGCTAGCTCTTtttcaattctgtaaaaatgcacACCGTCACATTATCCACGGTTTAAGGCATATTTCGAACCAGCAACATTGATGTCCGAATGTGTATAACCTTCTTATTTCAGATACAAAGGTAACGTGCATGAATGGATGAGGAAATTGAGCGGCGTTATTCCAGCAGTATAGACTAAATTGCTCAATAGGTTTTCAAATTAAGCTGAAATTAACTGTAAAATAGTGCATTTACCAAAGTCCAAAATAAAATGACTGCTTAAAATGTTCATTTGCAAATATTTGAGAAATAGTGAGATTGGAGGCATAACGTGGGTTAATTAGTGAGTCCGTCGGTGTTATTGCGATTGAGAAGTAATTCATCAAAGAGCCATGCAAAGCAATTATATCGATTAGCATGCCATGCCATGAGAGGGGCAGCCTCGGGTCTGTGACTATTGGTTTGCACGGGCTtagtcccacttgggcgccagGGGGATGTGGATGAATGCAAAGCCCATCCCCACACAGGCGAGAGCAAAAACAGTCGGTGACTCGCCCGAGGCTGCACTGGAGCGCTTCTTAGCGTCCGGGTTGAGAATAACACCGGATTGGAACTGATGTATCAACAGATTGCGTGATGTGGGGAAAGAAACCGAAAAGTGGGAATGGGAGAAACAATATAGTATTTAATATGGCGAAATTAGGAAATTCAACCATGCACGTTTAAACTGCCAAGGCAACAATTATTTATT
The sequence above is a segment of the Amblyraja radiata isolate CabotCenter1 chromosome 1, sAmbRad1.1.pri, whole genome shotgun sequence genome. Coding sequences within it:
- the kctd8 gene encoding BTB/POZ domain-containing protein KCTD8 isoform X2, encoding MAVRDSILPISEMLAAPFPEVVELNVGGQVYVTKHHTLVSVSDSLLAHLFSKNSVKVLPRDNRGRYFLDRDGFLFRYILDYLRDKQLVLPDHFPEKERLLREAEHFQLGELTRVLASKVMVKQGSVAEDAAQSDAEENSQGSEMVPKGGTSDKKTGFITIGYRGSYTLVRDSQADAKFRRVARIMVCGRIALAKEVFGDTLNESRDPDRPPEKYTSRFYLKFTYLEQAFDRLSEAGFHMVACNSTGTATFINQYRDDKMWSSYTEYIFFPLF
- the kctd8 gene encoding BTB/POZ domain-containing protein KCTD8 isoform X1, whose product is MAVRDSILPISEMLAAPFPEVVELNVGGQVYVTKHHTLVSVSDSLLAHLFSKNSVKVLPRDNRGRYFLDRDGFLFRYILDYLRDKQLVLPDHFPEKERLLREAEHFQLGELTRVLASKVMVKQGSVAEDAAQSDAEENSQGSEMVPKGGTSDKKTGFITIGYRGSYTLVRDSQADAKFRRVARIMVCGRIALAKEVFGDTLNESRDPDRPPEKYTSRFYLKFTYLEQAFDRLSEAGFHMVACNSTGTATFINQYRDDKMWSSYTEYIFFRGLQRPASPKSECESRKQDKGEKGMESGTSCNELSTSSCESQSEASSPQDNVACASQPATSQPNTLTLDRPPKKAPIQWLQQPDKRRNSELFQTLMNNSREMSLCKKKINEKLSAEDEMKKCIQDFRKIQIPTQFPERKRLWQSELLQKYGL